The sequence cttagccggtccacaagaatggaatggtctaccgtatcaaaagctttggccaagtcaataaaaatagcagcacaacattgatTAGAATAAAGggtaatggtgacatcattgaggacctttaaggttgcagtgacacatccataacctgagcggaaaccagattgcatacccgagatAATACGATagatcaagaaagccagtcagttgattattgacaagtttttccaacacttttgataaacagggcaagataggaatcctgacttaatgaagtggtgatttaaagagctcagccatgtgcttcttgtcagtaacaaccacatcatcaacattaaggtaCATAGGCAgctatgggggtgggggggggggttattctccaggtctttaaccattttccagaacttcttggagttagacccacagagagagaactgctccttaaattaactaactttggccttccggatcgcctgagtgcacttatttctcaattgcctgaGCAAGAGCCAGTctgcctgagtatgcgtgtgccgagcctttcgccaaatgcaattattgatgtggagtaactctgcaagatcacagtcgaaccaggggctcaacctgtttttaattctcattatCTTTATAGGGGcgagtttgttaacaataccactgaaaatatcaaaaaagaatgtccaagcgtcttcgacagaggcgatcaagctgattctataccattttacagaggccagttcatgaatgAATGCTTGCTCATTAAAgctttttagcaagcgtctatgacaaatcaggacaggtcgtttcactgagcagccattatgaacacaggctgtaaaacagtgatcactaaggacattacagaaaacaccagactgatacctatcaggattatttgtgaggataacatcgaggagagtagccttttctgggtgtttggagtcataccttgtgggattggtaataatctgagaaagatttagggagtcccattgctttaggacttggtcaggtggtttaagcatgtcccagtttaggtcacctagcaggacatattcagacttagtgtaaggggccaggagagagcttagggcaggtagggtacaggccggtgctgatggaggacgatagcacccagcaacagtcaacaaagagctatttgaaagtttaatgcttaaaaccagcaaatcaaattgtttggggacagacttggtggagacaactgagcactgaaggtgatccttggtaaagattgccattcccacacctttggaagatctgtcttgccgaaaagggttataaccagaaaggttaacatcagtatttaAAACACTCTTCTTTAACCACGTCTCAgaaatgaccaacacatctggattggagctgtgaacccacactttcaattgatccattttaggtaataagcttctagtgttaacgtgcagagaacccaggcttttacaagagcagaaatcagtgaagcagatatcagagcacaagtcagaattggggctagcaacagtagatgaaccagggtgtacatgcacatttccagacatcatcaacagtaatacaatccaGGCACGGCACTGGACAGGGACAGTTCTGCactgctgatttatgacatctgaatgtgcatcagatggcaacaagatcatattgtacagcaatttcatcaggtaacatgaatacaaagccggtcGAGAGGTgattagaataggatgggaggccaaaagtctgtgtaaccaatagagagtcagagtcccgagtgtgggaacaaacagtctgtcccacagttgggtaaagaaagttcgtagtcaacaaagcatgcaggagtcacgaggcaaatagcaaaatgtaCAAGAAAAAAATCAAATATATAATGACGTgaggctagccattgtaagttcagagtcactcgccccaacagtgcgtgTGTACAAAGAGTGGATAAACCAAAAAGCAAAGTGGATCGGTCTCAGGACACTTTCAGATATTCCACTGGTCATTAATAATTTATTTCTCTATTATACTGACTATATTTGGTGTGCATGAGTGTTCAAACAGGGACTGGGGTTTTTGTGCCGTGTAAATGTGTTTCTCTGCTTTGTAAGTGCATGTTTTTGTGCTCTGTACAGTACCCGTAAGGCCTGTTAacttggtgggaatacatttatATGTGTACATTGGAATGACCCTTGAGTGGTTGCCATATATTGTTTACATGTTGTCCATATATGGTGTTTTGTATTTCTTGTGTGAGTTAGTCATATGATCattgtgtatgcctgtgtgtgtctccactCAGGGGTGTACCGAAGGCGTGGACGTGGGCTCACTTTGGCCAGGGCTCTGGGCCCATCCTCCTGGACGGGGTGCAGTGTACAGGCAACGAGCTCTCCCTGGAGGAGTGTCCCCACAACAACTGGCAACAACACAACTGTGACCACATGGAGGATGCTGGCGTGTCCTGTAACCCATATACAGGTCAGGAGTCAGGACAGGAACGctatgtgtatgtaaacagcCAGAACATGACACATATGTGTATGCAAAACACATGCACCTCTgtcccacacacactgtctcaaaTACACACCGTGTTGCAGATGGTGTAGTACGGCTGGTGGGGTCTGACAGTCCCTGGGAAGGTCGTCTGGAGGTGTACCACTCTGGGGACTGGGGTACGGTGTGTGACGACAACTGGACTGAGCACCACGCACAAGTGGTGTGTAGACAGCTGGGCTTCAGGTGGGTCTACAGGAGTCCTTATATGTACAAATACAATCTGAACATGGGAATTAGGTGTATCTGTAGTAATAGTGTTGTGATATAGTCGTAATAGTGTAGTGATACTGTAGTAATGGCATGTTTTGTCCAGCAGAGGGCGTGCAGAGGTGACATCAGACGGGATGTACGGAGAGGGCACAGGGCTGATCCTGCTGGATGAGGTGCAGTGTAAAGGGTCAGAGGGCACCCTGCTGGCCTGCGGGCACGCCGAGTGGGGTCGCCATGACTGCTCCCACAGCGAGGACGTAGGGGTGCGCtgtgagagggggggagagaccaATGAGGTGCCAGGGTTGCCACGCATTGCAGGTAGGCCAACTAACTGTACCCACTGAGAACGCATAAGAAATCAAATCATAGTTCCTATCCACATATCTCTGTTAGATGTCTATCTCCTCTGGTGAATATTGCAAAGAAAATTCTAATTCATACATTGTGGTTCATGGTGGTTCTCTGTTCTGGCCCCAGGCCCTCTGGTGCGACTGGTTGCTGGAGAGAGCCGGACGGAGGGGCGTGTGGAGGTGTTTCTGAACGGCCAATGGGGGAGCGTGTGTGATGACGGTTGGAATGACGTCAATGCTGCAGTGGTCTGCAGGCAGCTGAGATTTGTGTAAATATGGATTCTCTCGCTCATATTTCTCGCTGTTAATGTATCATATCCTTTCCCTCATCTGTGGTATACCTCATACCTCAAAGTCAAGTATGTGGTGAGACACCTGGGGTTTCCCTGTCTCTGAGTGATCAACTCTTTAACTGCCATTTAGGAGATGGGGACATTTAGGAATTTTGAAATGTACTTTCCCCTTGTCTCTTCCTCAGTGGGGTGTCGAAGGCTCGCTCCATGGCATATTTTGGAACAGGCAAGGGCCCCATCCACCTAGACAATGTGAGGTGCACGGGGGCTGAGGTGTCCCTGGGGGAGTGTCCGGCCGAGGGAGAGGACGCCCATGACTGCAAGCACAGCGAAGACGCAGGGGTCATCTGTGACTACGTCCCCGAGCCGGTGGGAGACGGCGCCATAATAACGCAGACCTGTGGCATGAGGCCAAACACACAGCGCCGCAGGAGGAGGATAATTGGAGGGGACAAGTCAATTAGGTACACTGTAAACACACGCACGTACAAAGGGTTATATTACTTTCTATCACTGCATAGATACGGTATATGTAAACACTTCGCACAAGTCAAATGATCACATCATTAAGTCAACCATGATCTATTTCTGCATATGTTCTCTCTCGTCCCCTGGTTGTGCTGTGGTAGGGGGGACTGGCCATGGCAGGTGTCTCTGTGGCTCAAGTCCCAGTCCAAAGGGAACCATCCACTGTGTGGAGCCACGCTCATCAACTCCTGCTGGGTCCTAACTGCTGCACACTGCTTCAAGAGGTGGGACACAGAGACGTCTAGTGTCCAATGATGGAATTGCAGTGACTCCGTTCTAAAAATGACATGTGTCATGCATACAATAAATGATCTATCAAGGAGCTTGTCTATGTCAGTAATTGTATAAAGTATTGTTAGTAAGAGATTGATGACACGCCACTGATAAGTGAAACTTTCTTGAGTCACTGTCCTGATCTTTTCAGCTTGGCTTCTTCTCAGTCTGGCTTCTTTTCAGCTTGGCTTCAACTTCCTCAGACCTTGATTTCCTGTCCTCTTCtttttcatcctctctctccctctcttaggTTTGGCAGGGACCCATCGCGCTACGTGCTGCGACTGGGTGACTACCACACGGAGGAGAGGGATGACTTTGAGCGCAGCCTGTCCCCGGAGCGCATCATCATTCACAGGAAGTACCATAGCCAGGGCTGGGAGTATGACATTGCCCTGCTTAGGCTGAAGGGCACCGAAGGCAACTGTGTGGCCTTTAACCCTCATACCAACTCAGCCTGCCTCCCTGCGCCTGGCAGCAAGTGGGGCAAGAGGCCAGCCGCCTGTGTCATCACAGGGTGGGGCATCACAGGTGCTGAACATGAGCCTCTCTGTTACAGACAGTTCCTTGTGTGTTTATATTGGAATCAGCCGTTTGATCTGTTCATTGCTTGATATTTTATATGACAGAACATTTCCATGGATTTTGGctccctctctcttatctctTTTTTTTATCCCTCACTTTctcattctcgctctctctttctcagactCGGAATACTCTCGTACTCTGCTGCAGGCCTGGGTTCCCCTGCTGCCCTCCTGGAAGTGTAAGAAGCGATACGGCGAGCGCTACACCAGCCGCATGCTTTGTGCGGGCAGCCTGTCGGACCGTCGGCGCGTGGACAGTTGCCAGGGTGACAGCGGTGGTCCCCTGGTGTGTCAGGGAGAGGGGGGCCGCTGGGTGCTGACGGGGGTCATCTCCTGGGGTCATGGCTGTGGTGACCCCTCCTTCCCCGGGGTGTACACGCGGGTCAGCAGGTTCCTGCGCTGGATTGACCAGGTCACCAACAACCCTCCAAGGATCTGATGCTGCCACTGTGCCATTGGACAGCTCACGTTATCATATGACTTTGGGGAGGTGGGGGATTAAAGGCGCAGTGACCAGTTAGAGAGGGTTACCACACCCAGGTATCTGCTCATGGTCTCACCCATAAAGTTGCACATCCAGCAGAGCGCTTTTAAGTCACTTTTGTTTTGCATACACTTGGAGAAGCCTGTATGACATTGTGCATTCTTGGTTGCGTGGAAATACCACTTTGATGAGAACATTTAATGCATTAATGGTTCAATTATGAGAACCAGACTGCATAGGTGAATGACATTGCACTAGAATGCATGCCATAGTATCAAACTGCCACACCCGTGAAAAGCCAATTAATGGTGGCAATGGGAGTAAGTCTAGTCAGAAGCGTTAGGTGGAGTATTGTTAAGGTACAATATTGTatatttacagtacatacaggCATGTGGCTTCTAAATTAATAATTGTTTCATGAACATTCCGGTTGTGCATGCATTTTAACTTATGCCTATACTAATGTGCTCCACTCTTGATTAAAACAATTGGCCAAATTGGTCAGCTTACAGATCGCTGGTTTAGATCATAGGAGAGGCATGAGTGGGCCTTTATGAGGCTCTGTAAATGTGGCAATGATGACATGGCTTCTCACAAAGGCTTATATGTCTGCCTGTTTGCCTGCCCACATACAGTATCCATCTGTCTACCAATTTCTCTTAAAAGCTGCACTTTCCTATCAGCATTATGTGAAGCCAGAGGGGgcggggtgagtgtgtgtgtgtgtgtgtgtttacatgtatgtgtgtactgTCAATTTATTTTTCATACATCATCACAATTCTATACCATATCTTTGTGTTTTTGTCTCAAGTTGCAGTGCAATTCCCAAATTATCCATGCAATCTTCTCATCATTCTTATAGTTTGAAAAACATGAACACATCTTACATACTTACCAAGCCTATACAGTGCTGACGTAACATGGTCACATTCCACTCTGATTTTGAAACTCTCATACTGAATAGATGTCTAAGCTTCATGTGGTTATTACTAACGCAAAATTCCAACTCTCTGGTTTTAGTACTTCAATCCCAATAGGAAACAAAACTAACCCTAATACCGCCTGTACACTTGCTAGAATGTTTGTTTACAGTTTCCACTGAACGTTCAAACCTTCTTTTGTTATATGGGGCTTTAAGTCACATGACTGCATGTTTCCAATTGTCACTGAACTATTTATTTTGTGATATTTTCTTTAAAACAATCTTCAGACTCTCGCTCCTGCCACTGATTTTTATTCAACTCCAGAATGCTATAGGTCTACTGTACACGCCTCTCTTCATACATATCCTGTAAGTACTCTGTATAAAATACCTTGAATGTTAAGGTGAATATATATTATGTGTTTTTGAGTGGTGCCATTAAATATCTGAGTCACTCTTGTGTTTCATTAGCATTATGTTGCTCCAATATTACTCATCCTGCTCAGCACAGCAGAATTACAGCTCTAATGACAATTTTCCATGTGCTTGTCTTATTCATCATGACAT comes from Salmo trutta chromosome 18, fSalTru1.1, whole genome shotgun sequence and encodes:
- the LOC115153186 gene encoding neurotrypsin; the protein is MMDKDALKGIFSLSFAWCFLVSVSGEVISQDGYLNTMQSAAPLSCSEGFTELGYYNGSVSQTDSGSPCLKWTEFPDYVLQYPGRGLGEHSYCRNPDRESNPWCFFRQSSGAIGWAYCDCHQGAARLVGGSSPQSGRLEVYLNGQWGAVCDTHWTDRDASVICKQLGLGEIGTALQHSYFGPGSGLFHYERLGCRGNENALLDCRSRKFVTSDCNHGNEAGVVCAAPEGNGAPLRLVGGLEDFEGRVEVYHDGRWGTICDDQWDDIDAEVVCRQLGLGGVPKAWTWAHFGQGSGPILLDGVQCTGNELSLEECPHNNWQQHNCDHMEDAGVSCNPYTDGVVRLVGSDSPWEGRLEVYHSGDWGTVCDDNWTEHHAQVVCRQLGFRGRAEVTSDGMYGEGTGLILLDEVQCKGSEGTLLACGHAEWGRHDCSHSEDVGVRCERGGETNEVPGLPRIAGPLVRLVAGESRTEGRVEVFLNGQWGSVCDDGWNDVNAAVVCRQLRFVGVSKARSMAYFGTGKGPIHLDNVRCTGAEVSLGECPAEGEDAHDCKHSEDAGVICDYVPEPVGDGAIITQTCGMRPNTQRRRRRIIGGDKSIRGDWPWQVSLWLKSQSKGNHPLCGATLINSCWVLTAAHCFKRFGRDPSRYVLRLGDYHTEERDDFERSLSPERIIIHRKYHSQGWEYDIALLRLKGTEGNCVAFNPHTNSACLPAPGSKWGKRPAACVITGWGITDSEYSRTLLQAWVPLLPSWKCKKRYGERYTSRMLCAGSLSDRRRVDSCQGDSGGPLVCQGEGGRWVLTGVISWGHGCGDPSFPGVYTRVSRFLRWIDQVTNNPPRI